The Octadecabacter arcticus 238 genome contains a region encoding:
- a CDS encoding Hint domain-containing protein, whose protein sequence is MTLKWIATRTQEDGVFNPAGLGCAATGVPVGTDLLTRGSLMIEVALRPTVQPINLLRFSVLAPWPSGLNLCLEPDGTVRLMMRQGARHLQTALKTTLGSDVQTAHITYTWDAPARRGQLSVHLPDHGLLWQTSFATPFPLSMHDAQLIMTDANSSKIGAGVVFAAIADAPCPLGPLPGLSGAAAVDTPTGPKALHDVVAGDLVNIADGHPAPVLWAGHATLPTLGRFAPMTLRRPYMKLWDDLVTTRDQRVCLAGSEVEYLFGEERVTTAVRHLEARNCAVSTKPVPAVMTYYQILLGTHGIITVNGALVESFDASAVLDKPALIKSSVLADLAPDLRPSRVGLAAPVLRRHEAMTLTGVTIG, encoded by the coding sequence ATGACGCTGAAATGGATCGCAACGCGCACGCAGGAAGACGGGGTTTTTAACCCCGCTGGACTAGGGTGCGCGGCCACAGGTGTTCCAGTCGGGACGGATTTGCTAACCCGCGGGAGCCTGATGATCGAGGTCGCGCTGCGCCCGACTGTGCAGCCGATAAACCTGCTGCGGTTTAGTGTGCTGGCCCCGTGGCCATCGGGACTGAACCTATGTTTAGAACCAGATGGGACTGTACGTTTAATGATGCGCCAAGGGGCGCGGCATTTGCAGACGGCGCTGAAAACAACGCTCGGCAGTGACGTGCAGACTGCGCATATTACCTATACGTGGGATGCGCCCGCGCGACGTGGGCAGTTGAGTGTGCACCTGCCAGATCACGGGCTGCTTTGGCAGACATCTTTCGCGACCCCTTTTCCACTGTCCATGCACGATGCCCAACTGATCATGACCGACGCGAACAGCAGCAAGATCGGCGCGGGTGTGGTATTTGCAGCGATTGCTGATGCGCCCTGCCCGCTGGGGCCTTTACCGGGTCTGTCAGGCGCGGCCGCAGTCGACACGCCAACGGGTCCAAAAGCGTTGCATGATGTCGTAGCAGGCGATCTGGTGAATATTGCAGACGGTCATCCGGCGCCAGTTCTATGGGCAGGGCATGCGACTTTGCCCACTTTGGGGCGTTTCGCGCCAATGACATTGCGTCGTCCATATATGAAGTTATGGGATGACTTGGTGACGACCCGTGATCAGCGGGTCTGTCTGGCCGGATCGGAGGTTGAATATCTGTTCGGCGAAGAGCGCGTGACCACGGCTGTGCGGCATCTTGAGGCGCGCAATTGCGCGGTGTCAACAAAGCCCGTGCCAGCGGTGATGACCTATTATCAAATCCTGCTTGGGACCCATGGAATTATAACGGTGAACGGCGCCTTGGTTGAAAGTTTTGATGCCTCTGCGGTGCTGGACAAGCCGGCGCTGATCAAAAGTTCGGTTCTTGCGGATCTGGCCCCTGACTTGCGGCCAAGTCGCGTCGGGCTCGCCGCACCTGTGTTGCGACGCCATGAGGCGATGACGCTTACGGGAGTGACGATCGGCTAG
- a CDS encoding Hint domain-containing protein codes for MVAGVNLGYDTNASAMEMANTIFGDGVTVVGASYSGDKQSSAIYSKGDEVAGNVTPGDTGVISSTGRARGFTNQKQSGSNEKSDTSSDTKGDDNDSDFNAIAGTSTYDASYMVVDFIPTDAVLTMQFVFSSDEYPEYTNSVFNDMVGVWINGTHVPLSIASSGTTINSVNQTDNINLYNDNTNDQFNTEMDGFTVTMTLTIPVTVGKVNSIKIGIADVSDNQYDSNLLIAADSVQTKLVALDDQVTMQDGVTKNVDVLDNDINHTSGTLQVTHINGNPVVAGQTITLPTGQTVKLLADGTFDITTDDDFETTSFTYQVESTDGSGNVVETDVGFLTVETIPCFVAGTMIDTLDGPRAVEGLVPGDMVMTRDDGPQPLRWIGRRSVPAIGKMAPICIRENALGQHGEILVSPLHRVLVRDVLAELFFGEAEVLIAARDLVNDRTIRPVEGGEVDYVHLLFDQHQVIYAEGLATESFLPGPQTTKSFEADIVAEIATIFPELDLTTGEGYGHAVRPMLKRYEAEAMRRRVA; via the coding sequence ATGGTTGCAGGCGTAAATTTAGGTTATGATACCAACGCATCGGCGATGGAGATGGCTAATACGATCTTTGGCGACGGCGTTACGGTGGTTGGAGCGTCCTATTCTGGGGACAAGCAGTCTTCGGCGATTTATTCAAAGGGAGATGAAGTCGCGGGCAATGTCACGCCGGGCGATACGGGCGTGATCTCTTCGACAGGCAGAGCCAGAGGGTTTACGAACCAAAAACAGAGTGGTTCGAACGAGAAGTCCGACACGAGTTCGGATACGAAGGGCGACGACAACGATTCCGACTTCAACGCCATTGCCGGCACCAGCACTTATGACGCGTCCTATATGGTCGTGGATTTCATCCCAACCGATGCTGTGTTGACGATGCAATTCGTGTTTAGCTCGGACGAATATCCAGAATATACGAACTCCGTTTTCAACGACATGGTTGGGGTCTGGATAAACGGAACGCACGTGCCGCTGTCAATCGCGAGCAGCGGTACGACAATCAATTCGGTCAACCAAACCGATAACATCAACCTGTACAACGACAACACCAACGATCAGTTCAACACCGAGATGGATGGTTTTACCGTCACGATGACACTGACAATTCCAGTGACTGTCGGAAAGGTGAATTCGATCAAGATCGGTATCGCCGATGTCAGCGACAACCAATACGATTCCAACCTTTTGATCGCCGCAGATTCCGTACAGACCAAACTGGTCGCGCTGGACGATCAAGTGACGATGCAAGACGGTGTCACCAAGAACGTTGATGTTCTGGATAACGATATCAACCACACATCCGGCACGTTGCAGGTGACCCATATCAACGGCAATCCTGTGGTCGCAGGGCAGACGATTACGCTTCCGACGGGTCAGACCGTAAAGCTGCTTGCAGATGGCACGTTTGACATCACGACCGACGATGATTTTGAGACGACGAGCTTTACTTATCAGGTCGAGAGCACCGATGGGTCTGGCAATGTCGTTGAGACAGATGTTGGATTTCTGACGGTCGAAACGATCCCCTGTTTTGTAGCGGGCACTATGATTGATACACTTGATGGGCCGCGCGCTGTTGAAGGCCTGGTTCCGGGCGACATGGTCATGACACGTGATGACGGCCCGCAACCGTTGCGCTGGATTGGCCGCCGGAGCGTGCCAGCAATTGGTAAGATGGCGCCAATTTGCATTCGTGAAAATGCCTTGGGTCAGCACGGGGAAATCCTGGTTTCGCCACTGCATCGCGTGTTGGTCAGGGACGTTCTTGCTGAATTATTCTTCGGTGAGGCCGAAGTCCTTATTGCCGCGCGGGATTTGGTGAATGATCGCACGATCCGCCCCGTTGAAGGCGGCGAGGTCGACTATGTGCATCTTTTGTTTGACCAGCATCAAGTGATTTATGCCGAAGGGCTTGCCACGGAAAGTTTCTTACCGGGACCACAGACAACGAAATCATTCGAGGCGGACATCGTTGCGGAGATTGCAACGATCTTCCCCGAGCTTGATCTGACAACCGGTGAGGGGTACGGCCACGCCGTGCGCCCGATGTTGAAGCGCTATGAGGCGGAAGCCATGCGTCGTCGGGTGGCGTAG
- the dapE gene encoding succinyl-diaminopimelate desuccinylase gives MPVDPIALTADLIRCPSVTPVEGGALQLLDRLLSDAGFETWRVDRADTPNLYARWGARGANKSFGFNGHTDVVPVGDAAAWTVDPFGGEIRDGILYGRGATDMKSGVAAFAAAAIDFVQDTPPDGAIILAITGDEEGASTDGTIALLDWMQSNGEAMTACIVGEPTCQDVMGEMIKVGRRGSLTSHFTVTGKQGHSAYPHRANNPLPAMARLMDRLASHEMDAGSDHFDPSTLAVVTIDTGNPATNVIPAICKASANVRFNDLYTSHTVIAWMQGEVDAVAAEFRVQIDIDTRVSGESFVTPPGELSDLISAAVLAETGITPELSTTGGTSDARFVKNHCPVVEVGLVGKTMHQVDECVPVEQITQLKAIYARILRDYFT, from the coding sequence ATGCCCGTTGATCCCATTGCCCTCACCGCTGATCTGATCCGCTGTCCCAGCGTCACACCCGTCGAGGGCGGCGCGCTGCAATTGCTTGATCGCCTGTTGTCGGACGCAGGGTTTGAAACGTGGCGCGTTGATCGCGCAGACACGCCAAACCTTTATGCGCGGTGGGGCGCACGGGGGGCCAACAAATCCTTTGGCTTTAACGGTCACACCGACGTTGTGCCCGTGGGCGACGCGGCCGCCTGGACAGTCGACCCGTTCGGCGGAGAAATCCGCGATGGCATTCTTTATGGTCGTGGTGCCACAGATATGAAGTCCGGCGTTGCAGCCTTTGCCGCAGCCGCCATTGATTTCGTGCAAGACACACCGCCAGATGGGGCGATCATTTTGGCGATCACTGGCGACGAAGAAGGCGCATCAACTGACGGCACCATCGCGTTGCTGGATTGGATGCAGTCCAACGGCGAAGCAATGACCGCCTGCATCGTTGGCGAACCGACCTGTCAGGATGTCATGGGCGAAATGATCAAAGTCGGGCGTCGTGGATCGCTGACCTCGCATTTCACGGTGACTGGCAAGCAAGGCCATTCCGCCTATCCTCATCGCGCCAACAACCCGCTGCCGGCAATGGCGCGGCTAATGGATCGATTGGCCAGCCATGAAATGGACGCAGGGTCGGACCATTTTGATCCATCTACTCTTGCGGTTGTCACCATCGATACCGGCAACCCCGCGACCAACGTTATCCCTGCCATCTGCAAAGCAAGCGCAAATGTGCGGTTTAATGACCTGTACACATCGCACACCGTCATCGCATGGATGCAGGGCGAAGTTGATGCAGTCGCCGCAGAGTTTCGCGTGCAAATCGACATCGACACGCGCGTGTCGGGCGAAAGTTTCGTCACGCCACCGGGTGAGCTGTCCGATCTGATCAGCGCCGCCGTTTTGGCAGAAACCGGTATAACGCCGGAACTGTCCACCACAGGCGGTACGTCAGACGCGCGGTTCGTCAAGAACCATTGCCCCGTGGTTGAGGTCGGTCTGGTTGGTAAAACCATGCACCAAGTCGATGAATGCGTTCCGGTTGAACAGATCACCCAGCTCAAGGCGATCTATGCCCGTATCTTGCGCGACTATTTCACCTGA